Proteins encoded in a region of the Quercus lobata isolate SW786 chromosome 8, ValleyOak3.0 Primary Assembly, whole genome shotgun sequence genome:
- the LOC115957335 gene encoding glycerol-3-phosphate acyltransferase 5-like, producing the protein MEINTEMEKSQMDSVVAELEGVLLKDPDPFSYFMLVAFEASGLIRFALLLMLWPLICLLNVMGLENVSFNLMIFVAFVGVRESEIESVARAVLTKFYMDDIDMEAWKVFSSYDRRVVVTMTPRVMVERFVKEHLRADEVIGSELVVNRFGFATGFVKKDIRSISDRVAKLFVDETPSLGLGRPASTGSSFMSLCKEQMYTPFITNKKHDHQPLFPLAPVIFHDGRLVKRPTPSTALLILLWMPFGILLAIIRMSVGLMLPIWAAPYLSKIFGGKVIVRGKPPPPVSSGNPGVLFVCTHRTLMDPVVLSTVLGRRTPAVTYSISRLSEMISPIPTVRLTRSREVDSEKIKQELARGDLVVCPEGTTCREPFLLRFSALFAELTDRIVPVAMNYRVAFFHATTARGWKGLDPIFFFMNPRPIYEVTFLNQLPVEATCSSGKNPHDVANYVQRILAATLGFECTNFTRKDKYRVLAGNDGTVSYISFFDQIKKVVSTFKPFIH; encoded by the exons ATGGAAATCAACACAGAAATGGAAAAATCCCAAATGGACTCAGTTGTTGCAGAGCTCGAAGGTGTTCTTCTCAAGGACCCTGACCCTTTTTCCTACTTCATGTTAGTTGCCTTCGAGGCCTCGGGTTTGATTAGGTTTGCGTTGTTGTTAATGTTATGGCCATTGATTTGCTTGCTGAACGTGATGGGGTTGGAGAATGTGAGCTTCAATCTCATGATCTTTGTTGCATTCGTGGGTGTACGTGAATCCGAGATTGAATCAGTGGCTAGAGCGGTCTTGACAAAGTTTTACATGGATGATATAGATATGGAGGCGTGGAAAGTGTTTAGCTCGTATGATAGGAGAGTTGTGGTGACTATGACACCAAGGGTTATGGTGGAGAGGTTTGTGAAGGAGCATTTGCGAGCTGATGAGGTCATTGGAAGTGAACTTGTTGTGAACCGCTTTGGGTTTGCCACAGGGTTCGTGAAGAAGGATATTCGTTCTATCTCTGATAGGGTGGCAAAGCTGTTTGTGGATGAAACACCAAGTTTGGGATTAGGAAGGCCTGCATCTACTGGTTCTTCGTTCATGTCACTATGCAAG GAACAAATGTACACACCATTTATTACCAACAAAAAGCATGACCACCAGCCCCTCTTCCCCCTAGCCCCAGTGATCTTCCATGACGGCCGCCTAGTAAAGCGGCCAACACCATCCACAGCACTCTTGATCCTCCTATGGATGCCTTTTGGCATCCTACTTGCAATAATCCGCATGAGTGTGGGACTAATGCTACCAATATGGGCAGCTCCCTACTTGTCTAAAATATTTGGTGGCAAGGTCATTGTCAGGGGCAAACCACCCCCACCTGTGTCAAGTGGCAACCCTGGGGTACTATTTGTGTGCACTCACCGAACCCTAATGGACCCTGTTGTCCTCTCCACAGTACTTGGTCGTAGAACCCCAGCTGTAACATACTCCATTTCTCGATTATCAGAAATGATTTCACCAATCCCCACTGTTAGATTGACACGTAGCCGCGAAGTTGACTCGGAGAAAATCAAGCAAGAATTAGCCAGAGGGGACCTAGTGGTTTGTCCTGAAGGAACAACATGTAGGGAACCTTTTCTTTTAAGGTTTAGTGCTCTATTTGCTGAACTAACTGATCGAATTGTGCCGGTGGCAATGAATTATCGCGTTGCTTTCTTCCATGCAACCACAGCTAGGGGTTGGAAAGGGTTGGACcccattttcttcttcatgaATCCTAGGCCAATCTATGAGGTCACGTTCTTGAACCAATTACCAGTGGAAGCAACATGTTCATCTGGGAAAAATCCGCATGATGTTGCAAACTATGTGCAAAGGATATTGGCTGCTACGTTGGGGTTTGAGTGCACAAACTTTACTAGGAAGGACAAGTACAGGGTTTTGGCTGGAAATGATGGAACTGTGTCATATATCTCGTTCTTTGATCAGATTAAGAAGGTGGTGAGCACTTTCAAGCCGTTTATTCACTAA